Genomic segment of Aquarana catesbeiana isolate 2022-GZ linkage group LG02, ASM4218655v1, whole genome shotgun sequence:
caacccatcacctatgtacgcagccatttatcaaaaattaatccccaaaaaaataataatctagggtgataagagacagacagccacacccgggaaagagactcctggcagtcagggaggcttgaaacccctccacgccttcaaccaagccccctgactccgcttgtctctgtcgagcacccgaatcttctccacctcatgcagaatgtcatacaccaccacctgaacaggaaggattttacgccgaatgctgacctgacaccgtgcattccaaagtgaaataacggactactaggctaactagaaaaagtgtatctaaagaaaaaccaccaccagtattgaatgctccgtacacccactcagcataacccagcctggagaggaaagggacaccgagggcccgccccacctgtttgtacacctctatgttaaaggggcaatgaagcagaaaatggtccatagtctcctcctcacctgcacactcctcccgagggcagctacgatccaccccactgcggaatttcaaattgcccctaacatagagcctcccatggaagcacaacaaggccagatccctgaatttagggggtactctgtccaaattaataagtcttaaccctgccctcaaaactgggcctgggcaatcccttaaggccaatgggtcatgaaagacttcgctcaagactcggctcataaggactttcctcggaaccgatctgagatcttcagccgacaatcgccactgccgtagtaacttcaggcacggagcgacataggctggtagctgaccacgatgacccctgagattcttcacttggccaccttcttcccaaagtcgtagaaaaggcctaaaccaagatctaaatatgcctgcccatccaggaggttccactgcaagcatattaccaatattaaacttgagaaaaagcagtgaaaagaaaagaactgggttgaccatacctaagccaccctccctcctggatagataggtgacattcctcttgatggggttcagtctgttcccccacaacatctggaagaacacactactgaccctagcatagagagacactggcaagatgcagacaaagctgacatacaagaagatcggaatcaggtaagtcttaatcagatcaaccctttccctcatagataacttccatctcttccagctgaccaccttagtattggcaatttccagtctgccttcccagtttttgaggccataatccccaggtccaaattcaatgcctagaatcttaattctttcctggggcactggaaaggtgtccgggagagcaaaaccctcaccttcctttcccatccagaaaacttcagtcttttcctgattgatcttggagcctgatgcttcagaataccgtgatgtcagagagaccacctcctctgcttcatccgccccagtgacaatcacggacacatcgtccgcataggcaacaaccctcaaaggcagctcacctgggagccccactggcaccccacacaacatgccgctctctagcctcatgatgaaggggtcgattgcaaacacatagagcaggggactcaggggacaaccctggcgcaccccggagccaacctcaaaggactgcccaacccaaccattaacaagaggaaagctttctgcccccttatacaagacttttaaccaattgacaaaaccacctggcagaccgtacttactaaggagcaaccacaggtactcatggttaacacgatcaaaagcttttgcctgatccaatgtcagcaaatactttccccagtctgcagccctgcatcgctccaaggcctcccggacagctaaaactgctgtgaaggtgcacctaccctggaccgaacagtgctgatggcgagaaagcaaagactctgctactgacgataggcgccagaaaattatctttgccagtatctttctatcgacattaagaaggctgatggggcgccaattctcaatcatcgaaggatctttaccctttgaaagaagaatcacagctgagtgccttatggaagggggaagtaccccctctgcaaggcaactgttaaaaacctctaccaaatgtggggccagaataggcttaaaagctttgtaaaactcagccgtcaagccatccggtccaggtgactttttgatggcaagctgttcaattgccctcatcacctcttcaactgtgatctcctctgtcaaattcatcaatgggacatcttcatcatttagacctggagtagagtccaaaaagctttccatcttgtcacggtcaagctctttcctcccaagaaggtcagcataaaaggacctcacgacctccagaatccctgacctggactttgtcaaggaacctgtactgtccttaaggccaacgaccgttttaacagctacaccttgtttgcagttctggtaagggtcaggcgagtggtacttcccatagtccctctccagaaccaaagaggcatgccggtcatattgacacttcctgagaaggggtttcacttcagagattgccccaggatctcctcctctcgagacaagaatatccagcttcctccgtaaacgttggtaggtcatgtatttattaaactgctttctattggctaggcccctgaagaatccagcaatcctctttttggtcagctcccaccactcagccttgctgctacaaaagtccaggatggtcacctgtgcctgaaagaattcctcaaaggattgtctaacatgttcttccttgagtagagtcaaattcaatctccagatgcccttacccctctgaggggcgtctgaagcattcaggaccacagatagcatacagtgatcagagaactctactgcctgcaccactgggagtgagaaagcagaggtctccttcaaaaaaaaactatctattctactctgactattacctcgatgaaaggtgaacccagtgtcatccgggaggtgcttaatgtgcacatccacaagaccagcatccctaaccatactatttaaaaaaaacgcgttcatatcccagcctgtccttgaagttcttcctgtccttgggcctagttactgtattaaagtcacctccaaagaccacttgccgggatgtaaaaagaaatggcttgatccttgtaaaaaggcatttcctgtcccactttgtgtgcggcccataaacattaattaggcgcaggtcctgccctcccacaaggacgtctaagaccatacatctcccaatctccacctcaataacccgccggaaagttaccatgccggttttaaacaccgccacaccgccgtaaggctcggccgcaagagaccagtaagatggaccatacctccactctctcttggccatatgaatatctgccaaggaggtgagcctagtctcttgcaaaaataaaatttcagcatctaattggctgaacaaaaagaaggccatagaacgatctcttactgacttaatgctggcgacatttattgtcaccacttttaatggagggggaaccgccatttgggttattgggtggattgcttcttagctcccctctgctgctcatcaccagatgcctctctctttcttgaggccgcctcaaactccatttcggaatcagaacttcgcttcgaggaagctccagatgaagagatatcccaattagaggacctataacggttggagacaggcactggagcctgttccgccctcaccacctgcttcttccgcttcccaaccttccttctctcctccaggtactgcaggtcagcttcagagatgccctcatctgttacttttttctgtgaagtctttccacaagacttctttacagaggaagaagcaacctttttagtacatgttaccactcctggtggggagggggtgctccctttgagtcagacttaggaggggtagacttctgggggggaactgactcggggggcacagacttggaagtttctgacacatgaggagagggtacagtaggctggggggagacagatacagatacagaaggaatacttacagatacaggaggggtggccacaggaactggagagggatcctgagcaggaccaggggagtcagtcaccgcagaggaggatggtgcaccaggggcctcaccctccatcctgtccagccttgacatgtcatcaattacctccttctccatattgtgccaggcttcaggacatctgctgtaggggtggccaaggcgcaggcacaggttgcacctgatcatctcggtgcagtccttggccatatgaccctgaccccgacacactgaacatatcaaggctgaacaggaggaactcaaatgccccttttctccacagcggtgacacagcttcggctgaccagggtagaaaatagtcatcctatccctccctataaaagctgaggagggcaggtgacggacaacattcccatccctggccaacctgactgtaaccgaccaacccccagtccagatgttacgctcatcaaggattttgctgggcttagtcaatacctcaccataattatttaaccagacctctaaatctcgagcaggaacactctcattagtgagaataattgtgatttttttcactgtagacctttgtgaaaccgccactggggccagaccttcccattcgggtcttgacctgcaccgagcctcatatctctcccagaacaggtcaagaccctctggcctggtgaaactaatagtatattcccggctcccagcaacatgtattagggcatacagatcgtttgccccaaaacccatctccaaaatcatgtccaccaccacacgccgtgctggagggattgcaccaccttcccatttaagaatcactacatttcgtctcggacccccagcagaaaccagagacccaagaccagatcctggggtgctcaaggtggtaggtcgcagggggaaaaccatcttgggggcagagctaccaggagcagagcgtaccacctgggcaaatgtaggcttatcagggccaaggccccacactgatgtaacattagtctgtacattacaattattattatctgctggaatggagttggtaggactgtccatcacacttgtgctgggaagattcttatcagtcacacaaacattcacattctcatcaggaatagtcacagtttctgatgtaataccagctgtctcctgaagctgtgctgtagagtcctcagcagctgtggggcaaacaactttagactcagctaaaggggggttaattggttctgttgaatcttgtagttcctctgcaggaatgtcattttttaaatgcattttttgctgcactgcagcatcagcaggcacagcattgccacacataggactagcagcctgattgtcactgggcacattgtctgtatcagtcacagtgttcacaaaaacagttttatgcaccacatgaggcttgacaggctttaccttgtcaggcacattatctgtaatgtcctcctcatgaaataccaactgatcaccccgcataggagactccattgcttggattaccctgagcatgcctcctgagtcctgggaaggcatggggctgcttacctctccctgagggggcagggggtctgaactgggggtctcctcctccacctccatttttgtcatcctggcaaaccttcggtcattgcagaatttttccttaaagggcccatctctgccttccatcatggccacaatggtctcctggtgttcaacccggaccttggccagttggctctccggatccatggacccacgtctctggctatgcaagccctcacgctgtcttctcaagcgcttcacctccgttctcagtttatagagcttgtctctctccctattcaggaccttaatcccggccaccactcgctcctgaattgcctctgagccttcattctcaccaggggcagagagatcacaagccatggtttgcacaggggcaggcatgtcacctgatggcccaggagatggctgggagcctccagcaggagaggccctgctggcctccatggcttccccagaaaggagccaggagagctgggagagatttcctcaccactcccctctcacaccgatcacctgcagcagctccagacagcttcctcctgacacacctgtgctccaatgatgggtggggcactattcctcccactgataccaatgatggggcactattcctcccactgataccaatgatggggcactattcctcccactgataccaatgatggggcactattcctcccactgataccaatgaggggacactattcctcccactgataccaatgatggggcattattcctcccactgataccaatgatgaggcactgttcctcccagtgatatcagtaatggggcactattcctcccactgataccactaaTGGGGCAGCGTTCCTCCCACTAATGGCAATGATGGGAAAGGGTTTCTCaccttgataccaatgatgggacacaattcctcccactgatgccaataatggggcacgattattcccactaataccaataatgggatgGTATTCCAGCATTCCTCTCACTaatactaatgatgaggcactattcctctcacttacaccaatgatggagtactgtTCATCTTTCTGATACTAGTGATGTGGCATTACTCCTCCTCCTACAGACTACAGGTTCTGTGTAATTGTATTTACTCCCACTTACCATccagcctgaggcattgtttacttccacagttgccaggacattttctactcctactggccacaatCTAGccctctgaaggacagtaaactggccctttgtttaaaaaagaTTAGAGGCTCCTCAATTATAGGGAATATGACATTGTACAAGCACgctaccacctagtggcagaaagtACTAAATACAGTTTACTTGTAGGAGAACAGTTGCACCTGTGTCTGTATAGACAGCATGCTAACACCCATAGATGGTACAAGAGACTACATTCCAGGACTAACAGGGAGGGTATAAAAGAATATTATTTGAACCAGTAGATAATACACAAGGCTAGGGTCCAGGACTAAGAAACACCGTATTCTGGACTCCCGAGCCGTTTTGTTGCCCTTCACTTCTACTGCTCTTGTTAGCCTTTCACTTGTAGGgggtcatttacgaaaggcaaatagactttgcatcACAAAGTGCACTGatagtgtactttcaagtgcagttgctgtagatctgagggggacatgcaaggaaaataaacagcattttagcttgcacatgattggataataaaatcagcagaacttcccctcatttcagatcttcccctcagatctacagtgacttcactttcaagtgcacttgtagtacaaagtagatttgcctttcgtaaataacccccatagtttcaTTCCAGTACTGCAAATGAGGACAGCCAGACTTGAGATGTAAAGTAACAACAAAATACATGCGCAAAACCAGAAAGCTGTCCCCAAGATCACCATGTGCATGAGCTCCACTCCACTGGAATGTTATACTTATTTCTAAATTACAAGGCTTCCCAATTCCCAGATTTATTGATTATGAATGTATCATTCTGTTTATTCAGTAATTGTCTTAATCATGACATCTTTCTTCACTTTAAAACTCATAAATCTTATTACAGAGCTCATAAATGTCTGTTTTATGTCCTtgtttctgaaaaagtatataatAGGATTGCATATATGTGGTACATAGGAGTATACACAAAGGACAAACACGCTTAAGTCTGCATTAAAAACCAGGCTGAATTCATTGGCCAAGAACACGAACAGTCGCGGGGCGTAATGCGCAGTCATTGCAAAGAGATGCGTAGCACAGGTGTAAAAAGCCTTCCGCCAGGTCCCATTGCTGGCCGACAAACGGATAATATTAATGATGGTGATATACGACAACAGGATGAAACTTAACGGCACAAATTGTATAAACATGGAAAAGACAAACGTTGTCTTCTTGATGACGGAGACATCTTTGCAAGCCAGTGCAGTGACTGCTATGTTGGTGCACATTATAGTGTTGATTTTGTTATAACCACAAGGAGGCGCCTGCGAGTTCATCACCAGGGCTGTTAAGGCGGTACTGATTGCTGCAACCCAGCAGGTGCCACAAGACATGGCGACCACTCTGCTGGTGAAGATTGAGGAGTACCGCAGCGGCTTGCAGATGGCGAAGAAGCGGTCGATAGCCATAAGCATGAAGGTGTAGGAGTCAGTGGGGCCCAGGGTGTGGATCAGGAACATTTGAAGAAGGCATTCCGGAAAAGTCGTGGTAGCTCCAAACCAATACCTGGCTATGATTTTTGGTAATGTTACGGTGTCATAAAGGAGGTGAGAACATGAAAGGTTAGCTATGATGATGTACATCGGTTTACGTAAATGTTTCTTCATGATGACCAGACTAATAACAGTACCATTGGCAGACAAAGATGCAATGTAGATAAGAAGCATTACAAGGGAGACCGGAGCGTAGAATTCTGCTTTAAGTCCAGGAAATCCGATTAGAATGATCTCCTTTACTTCTGATTGATTCACCATCATCTGcccagtgttagaaaaaaaaaacagtgatcacAAATAAAGGTGTAGGTCTGAGGTTTGGGGTGCCGGATATTTTTTGAAGCCCCTGTTCTGGTCAAGCTGAATCAGTTTCCTTTTAGGGCAACTCTTTAGAGTAAAATCCAAAAATTGCAGCGTGTCTCATGTAGACTAGAACTTGGTGATGGACATGCCAAAGTGATGTTCAGACGTTGATTCTACTTAGGGTTAAGTAGATTAAAAAACAAACGCATGTCTGAAGGTTCAGAAGGTCCCGCTGAATCAAGGCTACAAAAGGGTAATACAAAAAAGGCTACGTTTGTACATAATAAATGATAATTCAGGACATTTTTCATCATATATGCATGATCCTCTTAACATTGGGGTGGCTGAAGGCACAAATATGATATAAAATATAGAGCATATTTAAAAGTTGAATAAAACAAGAGTATTTAAATAAAACTATAACAAAGTATgagtacaataataataatcatggcCTACATAGACGTTACCTCTAGTTACATAGTAACAAATTGAGGTAAAAGAAGACTGATGTCAATCAAATTGAATGCATTTTAGTTCCAAAGCTGTGCTAAGACAAAAACTCATTATAGTGGCTTCCATTAACGGGAGGACAAAGGAGTCGTGAAATTAAAATCGGTTCCCTCATTCATTCTCTTCACTGATTGATTGTATCACCCTAGCAGAAGATGCAGCTCATAGTAAGGACAGTTTCCAATCCAAATTTCAACTCGCTATACTGACGACCTTCAGCTCTTCCTTTGCCAGAAAATTTTCAAAGTTGAACTACTCAAAGTCTGGTGATGACCTCTTTGTCTTCAGTTGCGGTGTCACCGTATCACTTGCACAATCTTTGTGATAAAATAAAACGGATTAgactgtataaaatatatatatatatttttttctttaaacgaTCAGCATGTGCAATTTTTAATAATCACAtaaattctcaatttttttttaatgaatacagtgGACTTAACCTTGAAATCTTTCAAGCTTGGTTACGTCTTCCATGTACATAGAAACACAAAACTGTATAGAATATTGCCAGTGTTGTTTAAC
This window contains:
- the LOC141126411 gene encoding olfactory receptor 6N1-like, yielding MMVNQSEVKEIILIGFPGLKAEFYAPVSLVMLLIYIASLSANGTVISLVIMKKHLRKPMYIIIANLSCSHLLYDTVTLPKIIARYWFGATTTFPECLLQMFLIHTLGPTDSYTFMLMAIDRFFAICKPLRYSSIFTSRVVAMSCGTCWVAAISTALTALVMNSQAPPCGYNKINTIMCTNIAVTALACKDVSVIKKTTFVFSMFIQFVPLSFILLSYITIINIIRLSASNGTWRKAFYTCATHLFAMTAHYAPRLFVFLANEFSLVFNADLSVFVLCVYSYVPHICNPIIYFFRNKDIKQTFMSSVIRFMSFKVKKDVMIKTITE